Proteins encoded by one window of Manis pentadactyla isolate mManPen7 chromosome X, mManPen7.hap1, whole genome shotgun sequence:
- the HCFC1 gene encoding host cell factor 1 isoform X4 — MAAPRAEPRWKRVVGWSGPVPRPRHGHRAVAIKELIVVFGGGNEGIVDELHVYNTATNQWFIPAVRGDIPPGCAAYGFVCDGTRLLVFGGMVEYGKYSNDLYELQASRWEWKRLKAKTPKNGPPPCPRLGHSFSLVGNKCYLFGGLANDSEDPKNNIPRYLNDLYILELRPGSGVVAWDIPITYGVLPPPRESHTAVVYTEKDNKKSKLVIYGGMSGCRLGDLWTLDIETLTWNKPSLSGVAPLPRSLHSATTIGNKMYVFGGWVPLVMDDVKVATHEKEWKCTNTLACLNLDTMAWETILMDTLEDNIPRARAGHCAVAINTRLYIWSGRDGYRKAWNNQVCCKDLWYLETEKPPPPARVQLVRANTNSLEVSWGAVATADSYLLQLQKYDIPATAATATSPTPNPVPSVPANPPKSPAPAAAAPAVQPLTQVGITLLPQAAAAPPTTTTIQVLPTVPGSSISMPTAARTQGVPAVLKVTGPQATTGTPLVTMRPASQAGKAPVTVTSLPAGVRMVVPTQSAQGTVIGSNPQMSGMAALAAAAAATQKIPPSSAPTVLSVPAGTTIVKTVAVTPGTTTLPATVKVASSPVMVSNPATRMLKTAAAQVGTSVSSAANTSTRPIITVHKSGTVTVAQQAQVVTTVVGGVTKTITLVKSPISVPGGSALISNLGKVMSVVQTKPVQTSAVTGQASTGPVTQIIQTKGPLPAGTILKLVTSADGKPTTIITTTQASGAGTKPTILGISSVSPSTTKPGTTTIIKTIPMSAIITQAGATGVTSTPGIKSPITIITTKVMTSGTGAPAKIITAVPKIATGHGQQGVTQVVLKGAPGQPGTILRTVPMGGVRLVTPVTVSAVKPAVTTLVVKGTTGVTTLGTVTGTVSTSLAGAGGHSTSASLATPITTLGTIATLSSQVINPTAITVSAAQTTLTAAGGLTTPTITMQPVSQPTQVTLITAPSGVEAQPVHDLPVSILASPTTEQPTATVTIADSGQGDVQPGTVTLVCSNPPCETHETGTTNTATTTVVANLGGHPQPTQVQFVCDRQEAAAARVTSTVGQQNGSVVRVCSNPPCETHETGTTSTATTATSNMAGQHGCSNPPCETHETGTTSTATTAMSSLSTGQQRDAWHTCVASTTPTVVRVSVAAGAPERALGSVRPLCQTRQSSVSSSSSMTVVATGAPCVAGPFLRPSLSLEAGGHSATFVQLAPPSGQVRSSGPSGKDSPAAGLGQLVSVGRQLEVHGTHTATIPTISCTTLGAGEPREVRGTPMPAYESLPSATVTVTALEALLCPSAIVTQVCSNPPCETHETGTTNTATTSNAGSAPQVCSNPPCETHETGTTHTPTTATSSGGAGQAEGGQQLPTGRPCETHQTTSTGTTMSVSVGALLPNTAPSHRTLESGLEVVAPPAITPQAGTSLLAVFPAQRVCSNPPCETHETGTTHTATTVTSNMSSNQDPPPAASDQGEVESTQGDSVNITSSNAITTTVSCPLTRAVTTVTQSTPVPGPSVPKISSLTETTPGALTTEVPIPATITVTIANTESSDMPFSAVDILQPPEELQASPGPRQQLPPRQLLQPASTSLMGESAEVLSTSQTSELQAAVDLSSTGDPSSGQEPASSAVVATVVVQPPPPTQSEVDQLSLPQELMAEAQAGTTTLMVTGLTPEELAVTAAAEAAAQAAATEEAQALAIQAVLQAAQQAVMAGTGEPMDTSEAAAAVTQAELGHLSAEGQEGQATTIPIVLTQQELAALVQQQQQLQEAQVQQQHHHLPTEALAPADSLNDPTIESNCLNELAGAVPSTVALLPSTATESLAPSNTFVAPQPVVVASPAKLQAAATLTEVANGIESLGVKPDLPPPPSKVPVKKENQWFDVGVIKGTNVMVTHYFLPPDDAVPSDDDSGTVPDYNQLKKQELQPGTAYKFRVAGINACGRGPFSEISAFKTCLPGFPGAPCAIKISKSPDGAHLTWEPPSVTSGRIIEYSVYLAIQSSQAGGEPKSSTPAQLAFMRVYCGPSPSCLVQSSSLSNAHIDYTTKPAIIFRIAARNEKGYGPATQVRWLQETSKDSSGAKPATKRPMSSLEMKSAPKKSKADGQ, encoded by the exons CCCCGCTGGAAGCGAGTGGTGGGCTGGTCGGGTCCAGTGCCCCGGCCCCGCCACGGCCACCGCGCCGTGGCCATCAAGGAGCTCATCGTGGTGTTCGGCGGCGGCAACGAGGGGATAGTGGACGAACTGCACGTGTACAACACGG CAACCAACCAGTGGTTCATCCCAGCCGTGAGAGGGGATATTCCCCCTGGGTGTGCAGCCTATGGCTTTGTATGTGATGGGACTCGCTTACTGGTGTTCGGTGGAATGGTGGAGTACGGGAAATACAGCAACGACCTCTATGAGCTTCAG GCAAGCCGGTGGGAGTGGAAAAGACTCAAAGCAAAGACGCCCAAAAATGGGCCCCCTCCATGTCCTCGGCTTGGGCACAGCTTCTCCCTTGTGGGCAACAAATGCTACCTGTTTGGGGGTCTGGCCAACGACAGTGAGGACCCTAAGAACAACATTCCAAG GTACCTGAATGACTTATACATCCTGGAACTGCGGCCAGGCTCTGGAGTGGTAGCCTGGGACATCCCTATCACTTACGGCGTCCTGCCCCCGCCCCGGGAGTCACATACTGCTGTGGTCTACACTGAGAAAGACAACAAGAAATCTAAGCTGGTGATCTACGGAGGGATGAGTGGCTGCAGGCTGGGGGACCTCTGGACTCTGGATATCG AGACTCTGACATGGAATAAACCAAGTCTCAGTGGGGTGGCACCTCTTCCTCGAAGTCTCCACTCAGCCACAACCATAGGAAACAA AATGTACGTGTTTGGTGGCTGGGTGCCTCTCGTCATGGATGACGTCAAAGTGGCCACACACGAGAAGGAGTGGAAGTGTACCAACACACTGGCTTGTCTCAACCTGG ATACCATGGCCTGGGAGACCATCCTGATGGACACGCTGGAGGACAATATCCCCCGAGCCCGAGCCGGCCACTGTGCCGTAGCAATCAACACCCGCCTGTACATTTGGAGTGGGCGTGACGGCTACCGAAAGGCCTGGAACAACCAGGTCTGCTGCAAGGACCTCTGGTACCTGGAAACAG AAAAGCCACCCCCCCCAGCCCGGGTACAGCTGGTGCGAGCCAACACCAACTCCCTGGAGGTGAGCTGGGGAGCAGTGGCAACAGCCGACAGTTACCTTCTGCAGCTCCAGAAATATGACATTCCTGCCACGGCTGCTACTGCCACCTCCCCCACGCCCAATCCAGTCCCATCTGTGCCTGCCAACCCTCCCAAGAGCCCTGCCCCGGCAGCAGCCGCACCTGCTGTGCAGCCGCTGACCCAAGTAGGCATCACGCTCCTGCCCCAGGCTGCCGCCGCACCCCCGACTACCACCACCATCCAGGTCTTGCCGACGGTGCCTGGCAGCTCGATTTCCATGCCCACCGCAGCCAGGACTCAAG GTGTCCCTGCTGTTCTCAAAGTCACTGGTCCTCAGGCTACAACAGGAACCCCATTGGTCACCATGCGACCTGCCAGCCAGGCTGGGAAAGCCCCTGTCACTGTGACCTCCCTTCCGGCAGGCGTGCGAATGGTCGTACCAACACAGAGTGCCCAAGGGACG GTGATTGGCAGCAACCCACAGATGAGTGGGATGGCTGCATTGGCAGCTGCAGCCGCTGCCACCCAGAAGATCCCTCCTTCCTCGGCGCCCACAGTGCTGAGTGTCCCAGCAGGTACCACCATCGTCAAAACTGTGGCCGTGACGCCTGGCACTACCACCCTCCCGGCTACTGTGAAGGTGGCCTCCTCACCAGTTATG GTGAGCAACCCAGCCACTCGCATGCTGAAGACTGCAGCTGCCCAGGTGGGGACTTCTGTCTCCTCCGCTGCCAACACATCTACCCGCCCCATTATCACTGTGCACAAGTCAGGGACTGTGACGGTTGCCCAGCAAGCCCAGGTGGTGACCACCGTGGTGGGTGGGGTCACCAAGACTATTACCCTGGTGAAGAGCCCCATTTCTGTCCCAGGAGGCAGTGCTCTG ATTTCCAATCTGGGCAAAGTGATGTCAGTGGTCCAGACCAAACCAGTTCAGACGTCAGCAGTCACAGGCCAGGCATCTACAGGCCCAGTGACTCAGATCATCCAG ACCAAAGGGCCCTTGCCAGCTGGGACTATCCTGAAGCTGGTGACCTCAGCAGATGGCAAGCCCACTACCATCATCACTACCACGCAGGCCAGTGGGGCTGGGACTAAGCCCACCATCCTGGGCATCAGCAGTGTGTCCCCCAGCACCACCAAGCCTGGCACAACCACCATCATCAAGACCATCCCCATGTCAGCCATCATCACACAGGCGGGCGCCACGG GTGTGACCAGCACTCCTGGTATCAAGTCCCCCATCACCATTATCACCACCAAGGTCATGACATCAGGAACTGGAGCACCTGCCAAAATCATCACTGCTGTTCCCAAGATTGCCACTGGCCATGGGCAACAGGGAGTGACCCAG GTGGTGCTAAAGGGGGCCCCTGGACAGCCAGGCACCATCCTCCGCACTGTGCCCATGGGGGGCGTCCGCCTAGTCACCCCTGTCACTGTCTCCGCTGTGAAGCCTGCTGTCACTACACTGGTTGTGAAGGGCACCACAG GCGTCACAACCCTTGGCACTGTGACGGGCACCGTTTCTACCAGCCTTGCTGGAGCTGGGGGCCACAGTACCAGTGCCTCCCTGGCCACGCCCATCACCACCTTGGGCACCATTGCCACCCTCTCAAGCCAGGTGATCAACCCCACTGCCATCACTGTGTCAGCTGCACAGACCACGCTGACAGCAGCTGGTGGGCTCACAACCCCCACCATCACCATGCAG CCTGTTTCTCAGCCTACCCAGGTGACTCTGATCACAGCACCCAGTGGGGTCGAGGCCCAGCCTGTACATGACCTCCCCGTGTCCATTCTGGCCTCGCCAACTACAGAACAGCCCACAGCCACAGTTACCATTGCTGACTCGGGCCAGGGTGATGTGCAGCCTGGCACTGTGACGCTGGTGTGCTCCAACCCGCCCTGCGAGACCCATGAGACAGGCACCACCAACACCGCCACCACCACAGTCGTAGCTAACCTCGGGGGGCACCCCCAGCCCACCCAAGTGCAGTTCGTCTGTGACAGACAGGAGGCAGCTGCTGCTCGTGTGACCTCGACGGTGGGGCAGCAGAACGGCAGCGTGGTTCGCGTCTGCTCCAACCCACCATGTGAGACCCACGAGACGGGCACCACCAGCACGGCCACCACTGCCACCTCCAACATGGCTGGGCAGCACGGCTGCTCCAACCCGCCCTGCGAGACCCATGAGACGGGCACCACCAGCACAGCCACCACCGCCATGTCAAGCCTCAGCACTGGCCAGCAGCGAGACGCCTGGCACACCTGTGTGGCCAGTACCACCCCCACTGTGGTCCGCGTCAGCGTGGCTGCTGGGGCGCCGGAGAGAGCCCTGGGTTCTGTCAGGCCGTTGTGCCAAACCCGCCAGAGCAGtgtgagcagcagcagcagcatgacTGTGGTGGCCACTGGGGCCCCATGTGTGGCTGGCCCGTTCCTCAGGCCAAGCCTGTCCCTGGAGGCTGGTGGCCATAGCGCCACATTTGTGCAGTTGGCCCCTCCAAGTGGCCAAGTCAGGTCCAGCGGCCCCAGTGGCAAGGACAGCCCTGCAGCAGGCCTGGGTCAGCTGGTGTCTGTGGGGCGTCAGCTGGAGGTACATGGCACCCATACAGCCACCATCCCCACCATATCCTGCACCACCCTGGGTGCAGGGGAGCCCCGTGAGGTGCGGGGGACCCCCATGCCTGCATATGAGAGCTTGCCTAGTGCCACTGTAACTGTGACAGCCCTGGAGGCACTGCTGTGCCCCTCAGCCATCGTGACCCAAGTCTGCTCCAACCCGCCCTGCGAAACCCACGAGACGGGCACTACCAACACCGCCACTACCTCGAATGCAGGCAGTGCCCCGCAGGTCTGCTCTAACCCGCCTTGCGAGACCCACGAGACGGGCACCACCCATACACCCACCACTGCCACCTCCAGCGGGGGTGCGGGCCAGGCTGAGGGTGGGCAGCAGCTGCCCACCGGCCGTCCCTGTGAGACGCACCAGACCACGTCCACTGGTACCACCATGTCAGTCAGTGTGGGTGCCCTGCTCCCCAACACCGCCCCCTCCCACAGGACCCTGGAGTCTGGCCTGGAGGTGGTAGCACCGCCCGCCATCACTCCCCAGGCTGGGACTTCCTTGCTGGCTGTTTTCCCAGCACAGAGGGTGTGCTCCAACCCCCCCTGTGAGACGCATGAGACAGGCACCACGCACACAGCCACCACTGTCACCTCCAACATGAGCTCAAACCAAG ATCCCCCCCCAGCTGCCAGTgaccagggagaggtggagagcaCCCAGGGCGACAGCGTGAACATCACCAGCTCTAATGCCATCACCACAACCGTATCCTGCCCACTGACACGGGCCGTAACCACCGTGACACAGTCCACACCTGTCCCGGGCCCCTCTGTGCCG AAGATCTCATCATTGACTGAGACTACCCCAGGGGCTCTGACCACCGAAGTCCCCATCCCAGCCACGATAACAGTGACCATAGCCAACACAGAATCTTCTGACATGCCCTTCTCTGCTGTTGACATCCTGCAGCCCCCAGAGGAACTCCAGGCCTCACCAGGGCCTCGCCAGCAGCTGCCGCCACGGCAACTCCTGCAGCCTGCCTCCACATCCCTGATGGGGGAGTCTGCCGAGGTCCTGTCTACTTCCCAGACCTCTGAGCTCCAGGCCGCTGTGGATCTGAGCAGTACAGGGGACCCATCTTCAGGCCAGGAGCCTGCCAGCTCAGCTGTGGTGGCCACTGTGGTAGTCCAGCCACCCCCACCCACGCAGTCTGAAGTAGACCAGTTGTCACTTCCCCAAGAGCTGATGGCTGAGGCCCAGGCGGGTACCACCACTCTCATGGTAACAGGGCTCACCCCTGAGGAGCTAGCAGTGACTGCTGCCGCCGAAGCAGCTGCCCAGGCTGCAGCCACAGAGGAAGCCCAGGCCCTGGCCATTCAGGCAGTGCTCCAGGCCGCGCAGCAGGCTGTCATGG CAGGCACTGGGGAGCCCATGGATACGTCTGAGGCAGCGGCAGCCGTGACCCAGGCAGAGCTGGGCCACCTGTCAGCTGAGGGCCAGGAGGGCCAGGCCACCACCATCCCCATCGTGCTGACACAACAGGAGCTGGCTGCTCTGGTGCAGCAACAGCAGCAGCTCCAGGAGGCACAGGTCCAGCAACAGCACCATCACCTCCCCACTGAGGCGCTGGCCCCTGCTGACAGCCTCAACGACCCAACCATTGAGAGCAACTGCCTCAATGAGCTGGCTGGGGCCGTCCCCAGCACTGTGGCCCTGTTGCCCTCCACAGCCACCGAGA GCCTGGCTCCATCCAACACATTTGTGGCCCCCCAGCCAGTCGTGGTAGCCAGCCCTGCAAAGCTGCAGGCCGCAGCTACTCTGACTGAAGTGGCCAACGGCATTGAGTCCCTGGGTGTG AAGCCAGACCTACCACCCCCGCCAAGCAAAGTCCCCGTGAAGAAGGAAAACCAGTGGTTTGATGTGGGGGTCATTAAGGGTACCAATGTAATGGTGACACACTATTTCCTGCCACCAGATGATGCTGTCCCATCTGAT GATGATTCAGGCACTGTCCCCGACTATAACCAGCTGAAGAAGCAGGAGCTGCAGCCAGGCACAGCGTATAAGTTCCGTGTTGCCGGGATCAATGCCTGTGGCCGGGGGCCTTTCAGCGAGATCTCAGCCTTTAAGACATGTCTGCCTGGTTTCCCAGGGGCCCCCTGTGCCATTAAAATCAGCAAA AGTCCGGATGGTGCTCACCTCACCTGGGAGCCGCCTTCAGTGACCTCCGGCAGGATCATTGAGTACTCAGTGTACCTGGCCATCCAGAGCTCCCAGGCTGGAGGGGAGCCCAAGAGCTCCACCCCGGCGCAGCTGGCCTTCATGCGGGTGTACTGCgggcccagcccctcctgcctcGTGCAGTCCTCCAGCCTCTCCAATGCCCACATTGACTACACCACCAAGCCCGCCATCATCTTCCGCATCGCTGCCCGCAACGAGAAGGGCTACGGCCCAGCCACCCAAGTCAGGTGGTTACAAG AAACCAGTAAGGACAGCTCTGGCGCCAAGCCAGCCACCAAGCGGCCCATGTCCTCCCTGGAGAT GAAATCTGCTCCAAAGAAATCTAAGGCAGACGGTCAGTGA